The Acidimicrobiales bacterium nucleotide sequence CTCGCACCCGGGTTCTACGGGTCGGAGCCGCTCTTCGCCCCGTCGACGAACAGCGCCGACGAGAACGACGGCTATGTGCTCGAGGTGGTCTACGACGGCTTCAACCACACGAGCTCGCTCGTGATCTTCCGGGCCGCCGACATCAGCGAGCCGGTCGCGTCACTGCCGCTACGGCACCACCTGCCCCACCAGTTCCACGGGTTCTGGCATGACGAGGTCCTGCTGAAGGAAGCGCGCCGCTAGGAGCGCGATCTCAAGCGATGTGCTGGCCGGCCGTGACCTGGATCTCCTGACCGGTGATGTTGCGTCCCCGCGGTGACGCCAAGAAGAGCACCGCCTCGGCGATGTCGTCGGGGTCGACATGGCGGCGCAGCGCAGCGCCCTTCGCGAAGCGGGCGCTGACCTCTTCGGGTGTGCGGGACTGGGCGACGGCCATGCGCTCGAACATCGCGTCGAGCTGCGGACCGTTGGTCATGCCGGGGGTGACGATGTTGACGCGAACGCCGGCCGGGCCCATCTCCTTCGCCATGGTCTTCGACATCGACTCCATCGCACCCTTGGTCGAGGTGTAGCGGGCCATGTCGGCCATCAGCGTCGTCGCGCTCAGCGCCGAGATGTTGACGATGGAGCCGCCGTCGCCCTGGGCCATGTGACGCGCCGCGGCCCGACAGATCTCCATGGTGCCGATCACGTTGACCTGCACCGATTCCCGATAGTCGTCCCAGTCGATCTCGATGACGGACGCGGTGGGATTGCCGCCGTGGGTCGCCACGTTGACGACCACATCGATGCGGCCGAACTCCTCGACGGTGCGCTCGACCGCCGCCCGGCACTGGTCGACATCGGCGATGTCGGTCGGTACCGCGAGCGAGCGGCGACCGGTGGCCTCGGCGATCTCCTCCGCAAGGGTCACGAGCGGTTCGGCCCTTCGAGCGGCGACGACGACGTCGGCGCCGTCGTGGGCCAGCGCGAGGGCACAGGACCGTCCGATTCCGGCGCCCGCGCCGGTGACGAGGGCAACCGCGCCCGTGAGCGTGCGTCCGGTCATCGGTGGTCGACTCCAAGGGTGGTGACGGCCTCGGCGGCTCGCTCCATCGGCGCGGCACCGAAGGGCGGCTGGAAGTAGGCGATGGGCTGGTCGATGCCGGCCTCGATGGCGGTGCCGAAGTTCTGGGCGATCTCGTCGACCGACTGGGTGTCGAGCACGAAGATGTGGCTCGAGTGGCGGATCGTGGACGGGTCACGGCCGATGTCGGCACAGTGCTGCGCGAGGGTGTCGCAGCCGGCGCGATACGCGTCGACATCGAAGTAGGGCGTGTTCCACCAGTCGGCGAAGCGGGCCACCGCCCGCAGGGTGCGGGTGGGGCCGCTGCCGCCGATGGTCACCGGCGGCGGGATCTGCGGCCCCTTCGGCGCGAGGTACGCGTCGGTGATGGTGAAGTGTTCGCCGGCGAAGTTCGTGACGTCGTCGCGGAGCAGGCCGACGATGATCTCGCAGGCCTCGTCGAACAGGTCGAATCGGTCGGTGAGCCTCGGTGGCAGCGTGAGATCGTAGGCCTCGGCCTCGGCGACGTGCCATCCGGCCCCGAGTCCGAGCTCCAACCGCCCGCCGCTCACGATGTCGATGGTCGACGCCATCTTCGCCATGACCGCAGGGGCCCGGTACGGCGTCGCCCCCACGAGACAGCCGAGCCGTACCCGGTCGGTGACCTCGGCGAGGGCGGCGAGCATGGTCCAGCCTTCGAGGCACGGGTCGGAGAGTTCGCCGTAGATGGGGTAGAGGTGGTCGAAGTTCCAGCCGATGTCGTAGGCCTCGGTCTGGTCGGCCAGCGTCCAGAGTTCGCGCAGCAGCGGCCACTCGATGTTCTCGTTGGCGATCTTGAATCCGATGAGGGTCATTGGGCTACCAATCGAGGTCGGGGAGGTGCATGGTCCATGCTTCGGCGATCCGGCCGTCGGTGACGCGGTACTGCGTCATCCAGGTGAGGTCGAGCTGGTTGCCGGTGTCGAGGTTGACGCCGGCGAGATGGACGCGGGCGAACACCATGTCGTCGACCGACGCGATGTCGACGATCTTCACCTCGGTGCCCCGGATCGTGCGCACCACCCCCGAGAGGTGGCGGATGTATTCCGTCGGCGAGGCGGACACGGTGCCGTCACGGGTGTGGCGGATGTAGGGGTCGGCGACGATGTCGACGAGATCATCGATGTCGCCCGACATCCAGATCGTGTGCCAGAGGCGGGTCACCAGGTCTTGGTTCTGTTGTGTCATCGCGAGCCTCCGGGGCTTGACGGGTCGTGCGTCAGAGATCAGGAATGTCGGGTTGGGGTTGGCGCCGGCGCCAGTAGTCGCCGGCGAGCACGCAGGCTCCCACGACGAGGCCCATGCCGGCCATGGTCTCGCGGATTCCCAGCGAGTCGGCGAGGAGACCCATCGGCAGCGCCATGAGACCGAAGCCCGTGAACGCGAGCATCAGCAGGCTCTGCACCCGGCCGTGGTACTCCACGTCGGCGATCACGAGCGCCTGGGAGTTGTTCATCGACTGGAACGCGGATGACGCGCCGCCGACGATCACCATGACGAGCACGCCGCCCCAGTATTGGGGCACAGC carries:
- a CDS encoding SDR family oxidoreductase encodes the protein MTGRTLTGAVALVTGAGAGIGRSCALALAHDGADVVVAARRAEPLVTLAEEIAEATGRRSLAVPTDIADVDQCRAAVERTVEEFGRIDVVVNVATHGGNPTASVIEIDWDDYRESVQVNVIGTMEICRAAARHMAQGDGGSIVNISALSATTLMADMARYTSTKGAMESMSKTMAKEMGPAGVRVNIVTPGMTNGPQLDAMFERMAVAQSRTPEEVSARFAKGAALRRHVDPDDIAEAVLFLASPRGRNITGQEIQVTAGQHIA
- a CDS encoding LLM class flavin-dependent oxidoreductase, which translates into the protein MTLIGFKIANENIEWPLLRELWTLADQTEAYDIGWNFDHLYPIYGELSDPCLEGWTMLAALAEVTDRVRLGCLVGATPYRAPAVMAKMASTIDIVSGGRLELGLGAGWHVAEAEAYDLTLPPRLTDRFDLFDEACEIIVGLLRDDVTNFAGEHFTITDAYLAPKGPQIPPPVTIGGSGPTRTLRAVARFADWWNTPYFDVDAYRAGCDTLAQHCADIGRDPSTIRHSSHIFVLDTQSVDEIAQNFGTAIEAGIDQPIAYFQPPFGAAPMERAAEAVTTLGVDHR
- a CDS encoding ester cyclase; this translates as MTQQNQDLVTRLWHTIWMSGDIDDLVDIVADPYIRHTRDGTVSASPTEYIRHLSGVVRTIRGTEVKIVDIASVDDMVFARVHLAGVNLDTGNQLDLTWMTQYRVTDGRIAEAWTMHLPDLDW